The Boseongicola sp. DNA segment TACGGCTTTACACTTAAGACCCAGCATCAGGCCGGTGCCGCGCACGCTTTCAAAGATATCGGGGTGCGCGGCGACCAGACCTTCGAGACCTTGGCGAAATTTGCTGGCTTTGCGGTTCACCTCGGCAAGGAAAGCCTCGTCGTCGATCACTTTCATCACAGCATTGCCGATGGCCATGGCCAGCGGGTTGCCGCCGTAGGTCGATCCGTGGGTTCCTGCTGTCATGCATTCGGCGGCCTTTTCGGTGGCCAGCAATGCACCAAGTGGGAAGCCGCCGCCGATGCCTTTAGCGACCATCATGATGTCTGGTGTGATGCCCGCCCATTCGTGGGCGAAGAGCTTGCCGGTGCGGCCCATCCCGCATTGGACTTCGTCAAAGATCAGAAGTGCAAAGACTTCGTCGCAGGCGTCGCGCAGACCTTTAAGGCATTGATCGGGAACTGGAATAATGCCGCCTTCGCCCTGGACGGGTTCAATGATGATTGCGGCCGTTTTATCGCTGATGGCGGCGGTCAGTGCCTCGTGATCGCTGAAGTCTATATGCTTGAAGCCTGGAAGCAGCGGGCCAAAGCCTTTAGTCATCTTCTCGGATCCGGCGGCAGCGATACCGGCAGCAGACCTGCCATGGAACGACCCGGTGAAGGCGATGATTTCCGAGCGGTCTTCGCCTTTGTCGAACCAGTATTTGCGCGCCATCTTCACGGCCAGTTCGCAGGCTTCGGTTCCTGAGTTTGTGAAAAACACCGTGTCGGCGAAAGTGGCGTTTACCAGACGGTCGGCCAGTTCCTGTTGACCGTCGATGCCATAGAGGTTCGAGGTGTGCCAGAGTTTGCTGGCCTGCTCGGTCAGAGCCTGCACCAATGTGGGATTTGCATGTCCAAGGGATGCCACCGCAATTCCGGACCCAAGGTCGAGGTATCGGGTGCCATCTTCTTCCATCAGCCAGGCGCCTTCGCCTTTGACGAAGGTCATGGGGGCACGGTTATAGGTGGGCAGAATCGACGGTATCATCGGCATAGACCTTATTCAGAAGCCAGAGAGGTGCCAGTGGCACAGGCGGCTGTCAACAATTGTAAAGGAGGAAAGGACGTGCAGGCACGCGGACGGGATCGCTTAAAATCAGCGTCGGCGTCGGAGCGATATCAGGGCCATCTTCGTCATGGGCGGGTCTTTAGCGGAACTGATTTGACATGACCAGTGCTTATTTGGCCGAAACCCGCCACTTTGACGGGCAAAAATGTTGCACGCGCGCAGAGATCGGCAATTTTCTGGCAAATTGCGCTGGCAATTGCGGGAAGGTGGTCTTGTGGGCGGTGGTTGGGGTGATTAGTATGAGGCTTCAATCCAAAAAGGCAGGAAAAGCTATGTCCTGGACCGATGATCGCGTCGATCTTTTGAAGAAAATGTGGGGAGAAGGCCAATCGGCCAGCCAGATCGCCAAAGAGCTTGGCGGCGTCACCCGCAATGCTGTGATTGGCAAGGTGCATCGTTTGGGCCTGTCGAATCGTTCTGGTGGTACACCAGCCGCACCCGAAAAGAAGGCGGCCAAGGAGAAGGCAGCTCCGGCAGCCAAGGCCGCAACGAAGGTCGCACCGCAGGATAAGGTTATTGAGGTCACGGTTACTCCGAGAAAACCGATTGTGCCCGCGGGCCAGCCCCTGCCACCGCAACCTTCCGCCAACGAGATCAGCCCCGAAGCGCTGGCCACGGTGCGTGAAGTTGAAAAGACTGCCAAGAGGATCAGCCTGATGGAACTGACCGAGCGGACCTGTAAATGGCCGATTGGCGATCCGGCGACGGATGATTTCTGGTTCTGTGGTCTGGGTGTTCAGCAGGGCAAGCCGTATTGCGAGGCCCATGTCGGCGTTGCGTTCCAGCCAATGTCGAGCCGTCGGGACCGTCGCCGCTAAGACTTCTGCAATTCTGGCTTTAGCCTTGGGAAACGCTACCCTTGGTTCAGTGCGCAAATCAGTACGAATGGGCAATCAGGAATAGTCCTGCTCGATAAGCGCGTCTTCCATGGCGATTGCGCGTTTCCCTACGTCTGTCAGAAACTCGACCACGGCGCGCACCCGCGCCGTGTGTCTTAGATCTGTTTGCAGCAGAATCCAGATCGAACGGTCAGACACAACCGGAGTTGTCGGAACGACCGTCAGTTCAGGGAAGTGCGCAAGCGTCCCAAATGGCACAATGGCCATGCCATGTCCCTGTCTGAGAAGTTGGTTAATCAGGATGGGGTCCCGCACATCCATGTCACGCCTGGCCTTTGGAAATAGATCCAGCTTATCCAGTTCCGGGTTCGGCCACAGCGTCGATTTCCCGATCCAGTGCAGCCCTTCCCCATCTGGACCGCGGTTTTCCCAATGCCGCGTGACATAGTCTTTGCTGGCAAGGACAGCGGCGTTGTAGGAATAGAGTTTGCGACCAACCACATCGTCTTCGACGCTCCACGCCGCACGATAGCTGACGTCGGCGGGCGATTTTGCCAGGTCTTCAACCCGATCTGATACCGAGACCTTTAATTCTATGTCGGGATATAGGCTGCGGAAGCGTCCCATTTCCGGCGGCAACACATAATTCGCCACCCAAGACGACATATTGAGATGAACCGGCCCCGCCAATCGGGAGTCCAAACCACTGACCATCCGTTTGGCATCAATCACCGCGCCTTCGGCGATTTTGGCTTTTTCCAGAAGGTTTAGGCCTGCCGCCGTTAACGTGACGCCTCGCGATTTTCGGTCAAAAAGTCGAACATCATAGGCCGCCTCCAGCGCCTTGATATGGCGATCCACCGTTGCGTGATTGACCTTCAGCCGTTCGGCCGCAGCGCGGAACGTGCCAGTCCGGGCCGCTGCAAGAAAAAATGGAAGCTCTGCCCAACCAACGTTTCTCCAAGAATCGTCGATGTCGTCGTCGTAGGAGATCGTGTCTTTGGTGCGTTTTCTATCCATTGTGGCGCAGTATTTCGTATTTAGGATTGTCTGTCATCCAAATATCGATGGGAAGGAACAAACTTACGAGGGAAAAATGTCTGAACATTCCAACCTACATGCCGGACAATGTTATTGCGGCAAGGTTCATGTCGAGGTCGAAGGCGATCCGGTTTTTGCCGCCTACTGCCATTGTGAGTCATGTCGGAAATGGCATTCTGCGCCAATGACTGCCTTGGCAGCATGGCCCGAAGACTCCGTCAAAGTTCATGGAACCACCACCGTCTCAGACAAGAATGACGAGTCTCAAAGAACGTCCTGCGCCAGGTGTGGGGGGAATGTTTTGACAACCAAGCCCGGCATGGGTTGGAAAATCGTGTATCCGCTTACTCTGTCAGGCTCGGATTTCAGCTACAATCCAGCGATGCACACATTCTATGACGAGCGCGTTGTGGATTTTAACGACGGCCTTCCGAAGTTTTCTGATGTGCCCGCCGAGGCCGGGGGAAGTGGCGTGATGATCGATGAGCCGTCTTTATCGGGATGGCGCAGTTAGCAACGAGAGCGGAAGAACCAGTCGGATTACAAACTTTCGGGCACACTGGTTTATCCAGCATGCCCGAATGATTGGTTGTTGTTCCAGCCGCTATGCAGCGATCTGGCGGGCCTTTTCGACCAGAACTTCTGCCTGGCGGATTGACGCATAGTCGATCAGACGGCCATCTAACGAAACTGCCCCCTTACCCGCGGCTTCGGCGTCGGCCATGGCCGCAAGAATGCGGTGTGCTTTTTTGACCTCGTCCTCGGAGGGGCTCATCACCTCGTTCGCCAGGGCGATCTGGCTTGGGTGGATGGCCCATTTGCCTTCGCATCCCAGAACGGCAGCGCGATACGCAGCCGCTTTGTAGCCCTCGGGATCGGAGAAATCCCCGAACGGACCGTCAACAGGACGCAGGCCGTTAGCGCGCGCGGCAACGACCATATTCGCGATGGCCGAATGCCACATGTCGCCCCAATGAACGGCGCGGGATCCATCGTCGGCAGGATCTGTCAGCACCGAATAATGCTGGTTCACGCCGCCGATGACTGTGGTGCGCGCGCGCATAGAGGCGGCATAGTCAGCAACCCCGAAATGCAGGCTTTCGTTGCGCTTGGAAGCGCCCGCAATCGCCGACACATTTTGCATGCCCAACGCAGTCTCGATTATGTGTTCAAAACCGATGCGTTTGGTCAGGCCCATGGCGTCTTCCACCTGGGTCACAAGCATGTCCACAGCGTAGACATCCGCGGCTGTTCCGACCTTGGGAATCATGATCAAATCCAAACGCTCGCCGGCCTGCTCGATGATGTCGACGACATCGCGATACATATAGTGCGTGTCCAGTCCGTTGATACGAATCGACATTGTCTTGGTGTTCCAGTCGATCTCGTTCAGGGCCTTGATGATGTTCTTCCGCGCCTGCGGTTTCTCATCTGGCGCGACAGCATCTTCGAGATCAAGAAAGATCACGTCAACGTCGGATTGCGCCGCCTTTTCAAACATTTGCGGTTGTGATCCGGGGACAGCCAACTCGCTTCTGTTAAGGCGGGCGGGGGCCTGTTCGATGGGGTGAAAGCTCATGGCAGAATGCTCCTGTTCTAGCCGTAATTTTGCCCTGCCAAGGTTGGCATTGAGCGGAGCAAGGAGATTGATTTGTGCAGAAGTCAAGAAATTTTAGTGCATACAGAAGCATACTGACGGCTGGAAATTACCGCTGTTTCGTGGTGCTGCCCTGCTCGCCGGGAAGCCGGGACGAGTAGTAAAATGCGATGGCTTGAGCGCGGTTTCTGACAGCCAGTTTCTCATAGAGGTTTGAGAGGTGAAATTTCACCGTGTTGGTGGTGATTTCAAGCTCTTTTGACAGCTCGCGATTTGTCAGTCCTTTTGAAAGTGCTTCCAGCATTACCCGCTCTTTGCGGGACAGGGATTGGATTGAATCTGCCTGCAGGTCGCGGATATCGATGAATGGGAAAACCATCTTGCCGCTGGACACATCGATGCAAGTCGACGTCAGGCCCTCGACTTCGCCCGAACGCGGCGCAAAGCCCGCGGCCCCCGCCGACATTGCCAATCGGGGAAGGTCGCTTCGATCATCGCCGTAGACCACAAGTTTGGGGGCCGGTTGTTGTTCGCGCAGAATCTCGATCAGACGGGCGCCGCCAATGACTGGCAGGTTCCAGTCGATCACACCAACCTCGACCGGCACCCGCAAACAGGTCGAGAGGAACCCTTCGGCGGTAGACGTGGTGGCCAGAACAGAGAATCGCGGATCCCGTTCAAAGATCTCAGACATGGCCGACAGCACTAGCGGATTGCTGTCTGCAAGCATGATGTCAATCGGCCTATCTTTCATTTAACCCTCTGATTACAATCAGTGAATTCCAATAATCTACCCATTTAGGTAGTGCTTTTTTCGGTATACTGTCGAATACTTACACTTATGGGTAGTATTTTGCCCACCCAATTTGATACCCAAAAGCAGGAATAACGCGTGTTGTGGAATTTCGCAATCCCGCCGAAATGGTCCGCACCGCACCAGACGGCGGCGCAATTTTCGACGGAGATCGCTTATGACCATGGATGTTTACCCGCAGCTGGAAATTCCTCAGACCATCGCTGCTGGCCCTGGTCCGGGCAACACGGACGCCCGCGTCATGCAGGCCTTCTCTCGTGCCGGTTTAGCTGATCACATGCAGGCCGATGTTCTGCGTGGCATGGTCGAATGCAAAGAGATGCTCCGCACCGTCATGGGCACAAAGAATACTTACACCTACGGCGTAGCCGGCACCGGCTGGAGTGGTTTGGACGTCATGTTCAATGCCGTGCAACCTGGCGACAAAGTGGTCATGTTCGTCAATGGCACCTTTTCCGGCATCGACGGGCTGACGGTCCGGATGAAAGCTGCGACCGAGGTCGAACTGGCAGCAAATCCGATGGACCCGCAGCCTGAAAGCGTGATTATCGTGACAGTTCCGCACGGTCAGTCGGTTGCGGCAGACGTTGTCGAAGAAGCGCTGGCTTTGCACAAACCCAAGTGGGCCGCGATGGCGCATTGGGAAACCGGGTCCGGCCGGATCAATGACATTCAAGGTTTTTCAGATGCCTGCGAACGTCACGACGTTATGGGTCTTGTCGATGCTGTATCTTCTCTTGGCGTCGAAGATTTCTGCATCGACGACTACCCCGGCGTCCATGGCTGGGCATCCTGTCCGCAAAAGGGCATCTGTTGCTTGCCGCTAACATATGCGCCCGTTTCCTTCACAGATCGCTATATCGAAACGCTGAATGGCACTGGCACGCGCAGCTTTGTTCATCACCCAATTTTGGA contains these protein-coding regions:
- a CDS encoding GcrA cell cycle regulator, whose translation is MSWTDDRVDLLKKMWGEGQSASQIAKELGGVTRNAVIGKVHRLGLSNRSGGTPAAPEKKAAKEKAAPAAKAATKVAPQDKVIEVTVTPRKPIVPAGQPLPPQPSANEISPEALATVREVEKTAKRISLMELTERTCKWPIGDPATDDFWFCGLGVQQGKPYCEAHVGVAFQPMSSRRDRRR
- a CDS encoding response regulator, encoding MLADSNPLVLSAMSEIFERDPRFSVLATTSTAEGFLSTCLRVPVEVGVIDWNLPVIGGARLIEILREQQPAPKLVVYGDDRSDLPRLAMSAGAAGFAPRSGEVEGLTSTCIDVSSGKMVFPFIDIRDLQADSIQSLSRKERVMLEALSKGLTNRELSKELEITTNTVKFHLSNLYEKLAVRNRAQAIAFYYSSRLPGEQGSTTKQR
- a CDS encoding aminotransferase class V-fold PLP-dependent enzyme, with the protein product MDVYPQLEIPQTIAAGPGPGNTDARVMQAFSRAGLADHMQADVLRGMVECKEMLRTVMGTKNTYTYGVAGTGWSGLDVMFNAVQPGDKVVMFVNGTFSGIDGLTVRMKAATEVELAANPMDPQPESVIIVTVPHGQSVAADVVEEALALHKPKWAAMAHWETGSGRINDIQGFSDACERHDVMGLVDAVSSLGVEDFCIDDYPGVHGWASCPQKGICCLPLTYAPVSFTDRYIETLNGTGTRSFVHHPILEARHWGIIDGMDVEKGTYHRTHSAYAVAAFHEALRITLQDTVAKRAEKYVHHEAALRGALTAMGCDVTSNMTSLVVFNLPAPLAGREMELVENCRAEGFGIWPTLSAPVQVRIGILNLLSAAHVTQIVNLFADALRKLGIEVDQATIDQCLGIHYNAVMAAE
- a CDS encoding acetylornithine/succinylornithine family transaminase; this encodes MIPSILPTYNRAPMTFVKGEGAWLMEEDGTRYLDLGSGIAVASLGHANPTLVQALTEQASKLWHTSNLYGIDGQQELADRLVNATFADTVFFTNSGTEACELAVKMARKYWFDKGEDRSEIIAFTGSFHGRSAAGIAAAGSEKMTKGFGPLLPGFKHIDFSDHEALTAAISDKTAAIIIEPVQGEGGIIPVPDQCLKGLRDACDEVFALLIFDEVQCGMGRTGKLFAHEWAGITPDIMMVAKGIGGGFPLGALLATEKAAECMTAGTHGSTYGGNPLAMAIGNAVMKVIDDEAFLAEVNRKASKFRQGLEGLVAAHPDIFESVRGTGLMLGLKCKAVNADVLNAGYDQNLLTVPAADNALRLLPALTITDDELTEAVARLDRAATALESAANS
- a CDS encoding GFA family protein yields the protein MSEHSNLHAGQCYCGKVHVEVEGDPVFAAYCHCESCRKWHSAPMTALAAWPEDSVKVHGTTTVSDKNDESQRTSCARCGGNVLTTKPGMGWKIVYPLTLSGSDFSYNPAMHTFYDERVVDFNDGLPKFSDVPAEAGGSGVMIDEPSLSGWRS
- a CDS encoding LysR family transcriptional regulator; translation: MDRKRTKDTISYDDDIDDSWRNVGWAELPFFLAAARTGTFRAAAERLKVNHATVDRHIKALEAAYDVRLFDRKSRGVTLTAAGLNLLEKAKIAEGAVIDAKRMVSGLDSRLAGPVHLNMSSWVANYVLPPEMGRFRSLYPDIELKVSVSDRVEDLAKSPADVSYRAAWSVEDDVVGRKLYSYNAAVLASKDYVTRHWENRGPDGEGLHWIGKSTLWPNPELDKLDLFPKARRDMDVRDPILINQLLRQGHGMAIVPFGTLAHFPELTVVPTTPVVSDRSIWILLQTDLRHTARVRAVVEFLTDVGKRAIAMEDALIEQDYS
- a CDS encoding CoA ester lyase, with the translated sequence MSFHPIEQAPARLNRSELAVPGSQPQMFEKAAQSDVDVIFLDLEDAVAPDEKPQARKNIIKALNEIDWNTKTMSIRINGLDTHYMYRDVVDIIEQAGERLDLIMIPKVGTAADVYAVDMLVTQVEDAMGLTKRIGFEHIIETALGMQNVSAIAGASKRNESLHFGVADYAASMRARTTVIGGVNQHYSVLTDPADDGSRAVHWGDMWHSAIANMVVAARANGLRPVDGPFGDFSDPEGYKAAAYRAAVLGCEGKWAIHPSQIALANEVMSPSEDEVKKAHRILAAMADAEAAGKGAVSLDGRLIDYASIRQAEVLVEKARQIAA